The genomic interval GAAACGGCCTCGTGGATTTTCAGCGCGACTCCTTATGTAGTGTTTGTTTCGATCCTGGTAATAGCATTGTTAATACCTGTTTTGTCCGCACAGGTTCCGCTGGATTTCACTGGCGACATTATCCTGATTGTATACCTGTTTGCCCTGGGGAGATTTTTCCTGGCATTATCTTCCCTTGATACCGGGAGCGCCTTTGGGGGAATGGGCGGGAGCAGGGAGATGACAATATCTTCCATGGCAGAACCGGCCATGATGCTTTCTATATTTACGGTTTCCTTAACGGCTGGCTCCACGAATCTCAGCAGTATCACCGGTACGTTGCTTAATTACAAATCATTGAATCCGTCTCTCCTTTTGGCATTTGCAGCACTTGCCATCGTTATTGTTGCAGAAACAGGAAGGATTCCGGTCGATAATCCGTTTACCCATCTGGAATTGACAATGATTCATGAGGGCATGATACTTGAATTCTCAGGGCGTTATCTGGCCCTGATAGAATGGGCGTCTTCTATGAAACTACTGTTGTTACTGACTATCTTAGTGAATACCTTCTTACCCTGGGGGATTGCTACTGACCTTACCTTCCCGGGAATGATTATTTCTTTTGCATGGTATCTTGTTAAGATCGGATTTTTTGCCTTTGCAATCGTTATCCTGGAATTGTCATTTTCGAAGCTCCGATTATTCCGCATACCGAACCTGTTGGGAACATCATTTGTTTTGTCTGTCTTGGCGATTATTTCATTTTATGTGGTGAGTTAATTATCATGAAACAACACATCATCGTAAATTCCCAGATTATTGATGTACTGGCAGTTTTAATGCTCATGACAACAATTATACTCATCGGCACGAGTCGTTTAAAGACCTGTATATGGGCAAGTGCCATTCGGTCTTTTCTCCTGACATTGACCAGCGGTCTTATAGCCTATTTGTCCGGTATCCATCACATTTATATTACTACGGGTATCTCACTGGTACTTAAGGTTTTTGTCATCCCTGGATTTCTTTTTTACATCGTTGACAAGGTCAGGATTAAAAAAGAAGTAGAGTCTTATATTAGTTATACGCTATCGCTGCTGATCTCTTGCGGTATCATTCTTATTGCATACTATGCAACCTTACCTATCATCCAATTTGAAAATGTCTTTATGCGGCATTGCCTGCCCGTTTCACTCGCTATTACCCTTTTGGGATTCTTTGCAATGATAACGAGGAAGAAGGCCATTACCCAGATACTTGGACTTATTACCATGGAAGATGGTCTTTTTTTTGCTGCCTTATCTACCTCTTACGGCATGCCACTCATCGTAGAATTGGGGGTGTTTTTCGATATCCTCGTGAGTGTTATCATTATGGGAGTTTATGTTTACAGAATCAAAGAATCCTTCGATTCCATTGATGTAGGCTTCTTCAGGGAACTCCGGGAATAATATGATAATACTCTTACTTTTAATCATCCCCGTAATAACCGCCATTGCGTGCGTTTTTATAAAGACACACAGCATATCAAAATATGTCAGCATTGCAGGCAGTTTTCTCGTTTTACTCTATAGCATATTTCTTAACTACAATATTTATCTGCATCAGTCGCTCTATGGGCTAAATGAATTCTTTTATATGGATGCCCTGAGTATCCTTACCACCCAGATTATTACCATTGTTGGTTTTGCAGCGGCATTATACTCGGTTGGCTATATGGAAGAAGAAGTTCGCGAAGGTGTGGTTACGGAAAAGAAGCTACGCTTGTATTACTTCCTTTTTCATATGTTTATCTTCTCCATGTTATTGGTATGCGTAACAAATAACCTGGGGATCATGTGGGTAGCAATTGAAGCGACTACGTTGTCTACTACATTTTTGGTAGGCTTTTATAATAAAAAACAGCATCAGGAAGCGGCATGGAAGTATATCGTCATTTGTACTGTGGGAATTACGTTGGCATTGTTTGGCGTTATACTCACCTATTATTCATCAAAAAGCGTATTTGGAGAAATTGGGCATATGCTGAACTGGACGAGCCTGCTTACCGTAGCGGACAGGTTTGATCCTCATCTCATAAAACTGGCATTCATTTTTATCCTAATCGGATATGGTACAAAGGCTGGTCTTGCCCCAATGCACACATGGCTGCCTGATGCACATAGCCAGGCGCCTTCGCCTATTAGCGCCCTGTTTTCCGGTGTACTGCTAAATTGTTCCCTGTATGGCATCATCCGATACCACATCATTACCTCTAAATGTGTAGGCCCGCATTATTCATGTACACTCCTCATGGTGTTTGGCCTTATTTCCGTCATTGCTTCAATACCTTTTATCCTGGTGCAAAGGGATTATAAACGTCTGTTCGCCTATAGCAGTATAGAGCATATTGGTTTTATTACGCTTGGAATAGGTTTTGGTGGAATGTATAGTGTTTACGGCGCAGAGCTGCATACCTTCAACCACGCCGTAGCAAAATCCCTATTGTTTTTTTGTGCTGGCAATCTGTTTTTGAAATACAAGACAAGGGATATGGACAGTATTAAAGGGGTTATTAAGACTACGCCGGTTACCGGTGTCTTTTTGATAATTGCTGTCTTTGCCATTACAGGCACACCGCCGTTTGGTATATTTGTTAGCGAGTTCCTGGTGCTTGCAGACGGCTTTTCAAGTGGAAATGTATTTATCATTATATTCAGTTCATTGCTTGTTGTATGCATTACCCTCATTTTTATTGGATTCATAAACAATATATTCAAGATGGTTTTGGGTGAACCCACAACATCTGTTCCTAAGGGTGAGGTGAGTAAGCTTACCATTGCGTCCATGGGCTTTCTTTTGATTTTCGTACTGGTTGTCAGCTTCTATGTACCGCCATTCCTGCGCGAAATACTGACTAATATTTATAATATTGTAAGGAATGTATGATGAGTACCAACAGGCAACTTCATATTGATAAACTGTCCGGTCAATTTAAAGGGAATATTACTATTAGCAGAAGTTTCCTTGAAAACGAGATATATGTCTCAACGAAAAAGGAAAATCTTTTAAATGTATGTCTGTATATTAAAGATATTTTCAATGCCGTGCTTTCTTCCATGATTTGTAACGATGAGAGAACTCTGGATAAGCACTTTAAAATTTACTACGTCTTTTCTCTTCAGAGAGAAGACACATTCTTAATTGTCACTATACCGGTCAGTGAACAGCAGCCGGAATTTCCGTCGATTACACCCCAAATACCTGCCGCTCATTGGTATGAACGGGAGATTAAGGACATGTTTGGTCTTATCCCCGTAGGACACCCAAGACCCGAGACACTGGTATTACACGGCAATTTCCCTGAAAATACTTATCCATTGCGGAAGGACTTTGATATTCAAACCCGAATACCTCACCTCGAATCAAAGCTGCCGTTTTTCAGGGTAGAAGGAGAAGGTGTTTTTGAAATACCCGTAGGACCCATTCACGCGGGTGTCATTGAACCTGGGCATTTCAGGTTTAGCGCTGTAGGTGATAGTATATTTTATCTTGATGCAAAATTATTTTTCACACACAAGGGCACAGAGAAAATTTTCGAAACAATGCCATATACGAAGGCATTATTTCTTGCGGAGAGGATTTGCGGCGTTTGTGCCGCTTCGCACGCAACAGGCTATTGCCAGGCAATAGAGAAGGTGGCAGAGATCGAAATACCGCCACGCGCAAGATTTATTCGAACCATTGTCATGGAATTGGAAAGGATCTATAATCATATCGGCGATGTGGGAAATATATGCGCAGGCACTGCCTTTCTTCTGGGGATTGCGCATGGATTCAGGATACGCGAGTATTTACAGCAACTCAATGAAACCATTACGGGGAATCGATATTTAAGAGGTATGCTCGCCATCGGCGGAGTACGGTTTGATATCAACGACGATCTGGAAAAACATATTTTATCATTACTCAATCATGTTAAAAAGGACTTCAAAGATCTTACCAAAATGATGTTTAAATCCTCCTCTTTATTAGACAGGCTTGAAACTACAGGAAGACTTTCCGAGGAGATTGCACGGGGGTTGGGGGTCGTTGGCGTTGCGGCAAGGGCATCCGGCATTGTTCAGGACACCAGGGTTAATCACCCTTACGCTGCTTACGAAGAGGTGGATTTTGATATCCCTGTTTTCCATTACGAAGGCGATGTACTTGCAAGGATACGCGTCAGGGTCGATGAGGTGTATCAGTCGATCTATATTATCGAGCAATGTTTTGAAAAGATGAGGCCAGGCCCTCTGAAAACCCCGATTAAGGAACTACCGCCTTACAAACAAGCCTTGAGTTATGTGGAATCACCTCGGGGTGAGAATATTTACTGGATCATGACGGCTCCTGGCAATAAATTGTTCAGGTATAAAGTAAGGTCGCCTTCTTTCTGTAACTGGCCGGCAATTCCTTTTGCAGTCCCTGGCAACATTGTGCCTGATTTTCCATTGATTAACAAGAGTTTCGAGTTATGTTATTCCTGTACTGATTTGTAAAGAATTATTTGTTACAAAGACTCAAATCCATTTTCTCACTTTTTTGTACTACTATCCATCAACTTCTTGTTTTTTATGCTAGTTTTTCAAACTACACAACCGTAAGACATTGATTAGATGAGGCTTACGTAAAGTTTGGAGTATTGGGTTTTTTGTCATTTGAACTTGTTTCATATTTCGACATTCGTATTTCGAATTTGGTTGCGGCCAAAGGCCGCGCCAAGCATTTCGTGGGCGAACATAAAATGTTTACAAAATTTCAGAAAAGTTTTCAAACTGGTATAGCAACCTCGGGATATCCATGGAAAAAAGAACCTGCTCCTTTGCATTTCCGGGGCAGGATTGAGATAGATAGCGAAAAATGTAAGGCATGTAACGTCTGCGTGGAGACATGTCCAACAAATGCTTATACATGGATAGAAGAACAGGGAAAACGATATCTGCAACTCTCTCACGCAAAATGCGTATTTTGCGGCATGTGCGAGGAAGTATGCCCTTACAAAGCTATCAGGATTACGAATGATTTTGAGCTTGCGGCAACAAATAAGGAAGACCTTTTAGTTAAGGCAGGGTTTAATACTGAAGAATCCGTTGAAACATTAGGTAATAAACTCAAAAAAAACATATTTAAAATGTTCAGACGCTCATTGCATGTACGGGAGATTGATGCCGGTTCTTGCAACGGATGCGAATGGGAGGTCGTTGCTTTATTAAATCCTGTGCATGACCTCCAAAGGTTCGGAATTGACATTGTTGCCTCTCCGCGCCACGCAGACTGCCTGCTTGTGACGGGACCTCCGACAAGGAATCTGGAAACCGCCCTCATCAAGGGGTATCATGCCACCCCGGAACCAAAGATGGTCATAGCCTTGGGTACGTGTGCGTGTAGCGGCGGTATTTTCAGTAATTCCTACGCCACTAAAAACGGGATCGACAAAGTCGTTCCCGTAGATGTTTATATTCCTGGCTGTCCTCCAAGACCACAGGCTATTATATACGGATTTCTGTTGGCGTTAGAGAGGGTACAAAAGTGAGTATCTCAGGCTAACGGCTTTTTTTGTCAATCATGGGACTACGTCAAAGATATAGCCAAACAAATTACTGATAAGGTGCTAAATCTTGCAATGCAACGCAAAAGCCTATGAACAAACGG from Candidatus Kuenenia stuttgartiensis carries:
- a CDS encoding hydrogenase 4 subunit F, with the translated sequence MIILLLLIIPVITAIACVFIKTHSISKYVSIAGSFLVLLYSIFLNYNIYLHQSLYGLNEFFYMDALSILTTQIITIVGFAAALYSVGYMEEEVREGVVTEKKLRLYYFLFHMFIFSMLLVCVTNNLGIMWVAIEATTLSTTFLVGFYNKKQHQEAAWKYIVICTVGITLALFGVILTYYSSKSVFGEIGHMLNWTSLLTVADRFDPHLIKLAFIFILIGYGTKAGLAPMHTWLPDAHSQAPSPISALFSGVLLNCSLYGIIRYHIITSKCVGPHYSCTLLMVFGLISVIASIPFILVQRDYKRLFAYSSIEHIGFITLGIGFGGMYSVYGAELHTFNHAVAKSLLFFCAGNLFLKYKTRDMDSIKGVIKTTPVTGVFLIIAVFAITGTPPFGIFVSEFLVLADGFSSGNVFIIIFSSLLVVCITLIFIGFINNIFKMVLGEPTTSVPKGEVSKLTIASMGFLLIFVLVVSFYVPPFLREILTNIYNIVRNV
- a CDS encoding NADH-quinone oxidoreductase subunit C, which produces MMSTNRQLHIDKLSGQFKGNITISRSFLENEIYVSTKKENLLNVCLYIKDIFNAVLSSMICNDERTLDKHFKIYYVFSLQREDTFLIVTIPVSEQQPEFPSITPQIPAAHWYEREIKDMFGLIPVGHPRPETLVLHGNFPENTYPLRKDFDIQTRIPHLESKLPFFRVEGEGVFEIPVGPIHAGVIEPGHFRFSAVGDSIFYLDAKLFFTHKGTEKIFETMPYTKALFLAERICGVCAASHATGYCQAIEKVAEIEIPPRARFIRTIVMELERIYNHIGDVGNICAGTAFLLGIAHGFRIREYLQQLNETITGNRYLRGMLAIGGVRFDINDDLEKHILSLLNHVKKDFKDLTKMMFKSSSLLDRLETTGRLSEEIARGLGVVGVAARASGIVQDTRVNHPYAAYEEVDFDIPVFHYEGDVLARIRVRVDEVYQSIYIIEQCFEKMRPGPLKTPIKELPPYKQALSYVESPRGENIYWIMTAPGNKLFRYKVRSPSFCNWPAIPFAVPGNIVPDFPLINKSFELCYSCTDL
- a CDS encoding hydrogenase, whose product is MKQHIIVNSQIIDVLAVLMLMTTIILIGTSRLKTCIWASAIRSFLLTLTSGLIAYLSGIHHIYITTGISLVLKVFVIPGFLFYIVDKVRIKKEVESYISYTLSLLISCGIILIAYYATLPIIQFENVFMRHCLPVSLAITLLGFFAMITRKKAITQILGLITMEDGLFFAALSTSYGMPLIVELGVFFDILVSVIIMGVYVYRIKESFDSIDVGFFRELRE
- the nuoB gene encoding NADH-quinone oxidoreductase subunit NuoB encodes the protein MFTKFQKSFQTGIATSGYPWKKEPAPLHFRGRIEIDSEKCKACNVCVETCPTNAYTWIEEQGKRYLQLSHAKCVFCGMCEEVCPYKAIRITNDFELAATNKEDLLVKAGFNTEESVETLGNKLKKNIFKMFRRSLHVREIDAGSCNGCEWEVVALLNPVHDLQRFGIDIVASPRHADCLLVTGPPTRNLETALIKGYHATPEPKMVIALGTCACSGGIFSNSYATKNGIDKVVPVDVYIPGCPPRPQAIIYGFLLALERVQK
- a CDS encoding respiratory chain complex I subunit 1 family protein, producing MITNIILTTLQILVIAGLAPLVKGFINKMEAYWQCRRGPSMFQPYYNLIKLLQKDVVVSETASWIFSATPYVVFVSILVIALLIPVLSAQVPLDFTGDIILIVYLFALGRFFLALSSLDTGSAFGGMGGSREMTISSMAEPAMMLSIFTVSLTAGSTNLSSITGTLLNYKSLNPSLLLAFAALAIVIVAETGRIPVDNPFTHLELTMIHEGMILEFSGRYLALIEWASSMKLLLLLTILVNTFLPWGIATDLTFPGMIISFAWYLVKIGFFAFAIVILELSFSKLRLFRIPNLLGTSFVLSVLAIISFYVVS